The nucleotide window TTGAAGCGGATCAGCCGCACCTTGCCCACCGCATCGCCGATGGGGCCGAACAAGAGCTGCATGGTGGCGTAAGGCAGGGTGAAGGCGCTGGCGAGCAGCGCCACCTCCTGCAGCGTCACCTTCAGGTCGGCGGCGAGGATGTTGAGCATCGGATCGACGGCGCGCATGGAAAATGCGCTCGCGAAGGCCGCGAGGCCGAGGACGAGAAGAAAGGGCATCAGATCCGCCGGATGAGGAGGGTCATCCCTGCGGCGGGGTGCCCCGGCGGTCAAGTCGCAAGACGTGTCCCGCGCGCATGGCACGTCCCACATGCATTCCGACAGCGCATGCCGCTGGCGGTATGGATGTTCAATCGAGCGTTTCGCGGGCGTGATTTCCAACTGATCCGTGAATCAGGCCGGAAAACATTGACACGGCGCACAATTTTCTTATGTTGCTATGCGTCGTCCGAGATATGTCGAATCTAGCGCGCCGACCGACGACCCCTCGTCTGAGCCCGTACGGCACGGGACGTTCGATCAGCGGCGCGCCGCCGCATCCAAAAGATGCAATGTCATTTTCCGAACTCGGCCTGAGCGAAAAGGTCCTCGCGGCAGTCGCTGACACCGGCTATACGCAGCCGACGCCCATCCAGGCCCAGGCCATCCCCCATGTGCTGGCGCGCCGAGATGTGCTCGGCCTCGCGCAGACAGGCACCGGCAAGACTGCCGCCTTCACCCTTCCCATGCTGACGCTGCTTGAGCACGGACGGGCCCGCGCCCGCATGCCTCGCACCCTCATCCTGGAGCCGACCCGCGAGCTCGCGGCGCAGGTGGAAGAGAACTTCACCCGCTACGGCAAGAACCACAAACTGAACGTCGCCCTGCTCATCGGCGGCGTGTCCTTCGGCGACCAGGATTCCAAGCTGCTCCGCGGCGTGGACGTGCTCATCGCCACCCCCGGCCGCCTGCTCGACCATGTGGAGCGCGGCCGCCTGCTCCTGTCCGGCATCGAGGTGCTCGTCATCGACGAGGCCGACCGCATGCTGGACATGGGCTTCATCCCGGACATCGAGCGCGTCTGCAAGCTCGTGCCCTTCACCCGCCAGACCCTGTTCTTCTCGGCCACCATGCCGCCGGAGATCCAGCGCCTGGTGTCGCAGTTCCTGTCCAATCCGGTGCGAGTGGAAGTGTCGAAGCCGGCCTCCACCGCCGCCACGGTCACCCACATGCTGGTCGCCTCCGGACGGGAGGACTACGACAAGCGCGAGGTGCTGCGCGAGCTCATCCGCAATTGCGACGGGCTGCAGAACGGCATCATCTTCTGCAACCGCAAGCGCGACGTGGCGGTGCTGCACCGCTCGCTGCAGAAGCACGGCTTCAACGCCGTTGCGCTCCATGGCGACATGGACCAGCACGCTCGCATCAAGGCCCTCGACCAGTTCCGCTCCGGCGAGGCCACCCTTCTGGTGGCATCCGACGTGGCGGCCCGCGGGCTCGACATCCCGGCGGTGAGCCACGTCTTCAACTATGACGTGCCCCACCACTCGGAAGACTATGTGCATCGCGTGGGCCGCACCGGCCGCGCCGGCCGCGCCGGGACGGCCTATACGCTGGTCACCCACACCGACGCCAAGTCGGTGACGGCCATCGAAAAGCTGATCGGCAACGCCGTGCCCTGGCACGGCGCCCCCCTCGGCGATGCCCCGCCCGCGTCCGAGCGGCGGGAGCGCCGCGAGGATGGCGGCCGGCTGCGCGGCAAGCGCCGCGTGGAGAAGGAGCCCCGCGAGGCCCGTCCCGAGCGCGAGCCCCGTGCGGAGCGGGAGCCCCGTCCCGAGCGGGAACCGCGTGCCGACCGCGAGCCCCGCGTCGCCCGCGAGCCGCGTCCGGAGCGGGAACCCCGGGCGGAGCGCGCCCCGCGTCCCGAGCGTGAGCCCCGTCGCGAGCGGGAACCCCGTCGCGAACGCGAAGCCCCGGCAGGCGAGGTGCGCGCCAGCGAACCCCGCGCGGAGGCGGAAACCCGCGCGCCGCGTCCGGATCGGCAGGAGCGAGGCCGTCGTCCCGCCCGCGAGGATGGTCCCGAGGCCCGTCTGGCACGGCGTGAACGCGCCCCCGCCGCCGAACCCGCGGACATGAGCCACCTGCCCGCCTTCCTGCTGCGCCCGGTGCGCGTGAAGGCCGGCTGAGCCTGTCGCCGACGCACCTTCGGGAGTGCCGGCAGATCACGAGGGAACAACCCCGCCGGTCAGCCGCGCGGGGTTTTCTTTTTGGGTCGGGCTGCGGTTTTCTTCACCGGCTTTTGCGCAGCGGCCGCGCGGGCGAGGGCCAGGGAGCGGCGGGCGAGGACGGCAAGGTCGTCGCCATCGTCCAGCGCCGCCTCCGGCACGGACCAGAATCCGGTCATGGTGCGCACGGCGCCCTTGGCAAGGTAGGAAAAGGGGACCGAGCCACGGCTCTCAAGCAGGGCGGCGTGGTCGGCATCGGCTTTGAGATAGAGGGTGCCCCCGACCTCGATGGCGAACATCAGCCCGTCCGCATAAAGGCCCCTGCCGCCGAACATGCGCCGCGTGCGCACCGGGCCGAAGGCGCTGAAGAGGTCGGCGATGGTGTCCTCGTCCATCCCCTATTCCAGACCTGTTCCGATCCCCCTGATTTTGGCCGCCGGCGTCGCCGGCAGCCGTCCCGATCAGGTGATCAGCGTGAGAAGCCGGGCAGCCGCGTCCATCTCGGTGCGGCGCGCGGCGCGGCGGGCGGTGGCGATCTCGTCCTCGCCCCACTGCTCGCGGTTGAAGTCCTCGTCCACATGGGCGGCGGCCCAGGCGGCATCCGCGTCGAGCGCGCCTTCCGCCACCGCCAGCGCCAGCAGGGCGGAGCCGGTGAGGGTGGTGATGGAATGCACGGCAGCAAGCTTCAGCGGCGCCTGCGGCACCAGCGCCCGCACCCGCTCCAGCGAGGTGTCCGGCTGGGTGACGTGGCGAATACCTTCCGACAGAAAGAAACGGGCATCGTGGGCGCCGCTCAACCAGTCGAGCACCGGGTCCCACTGCTCTGCCTGCCGCTTCACCAGCGTCTGCGGGCTGTCGGCCCGGTAGAACAGCATGTCGGAGCCGGCATAGCGCACCACCTCCTCGCGCACCGCCTCTGCCTCCGGCCCCACCCGGTCGAGGGCGACGTTCACGAGGCGCGTCAGCGGCATGAAGAAGGGGTTGATCTCCTTCTCCTGCTCCGCCCATTCGGCAGCCATGGCCTCGGCCAGCGGGCGCGTGGGCGCCAGCAGCAGGCCGCGCGCGGGGGTGCGTACGGGCCGGCCGTCGAGCAGGATGGTGAAGCCGCCGTCCGCCTCGCCGACGCTGACATCGGTATAGAAGCGTTTCGGCAGCGGCGTGCGCTGGGCGGCGCGGGCCCGGGCGATGGGATCGTCCCCCGCCACCGGCTCCTCGATGCCCTCCAGGAAATCGCGCATGGTCTGGGGGCCGGCGGGATCGGCCCCTGAGGGATCACCCATGATCCGCCTCCTATCCGGCGATGGCGCGACGGCGCGCCAGAAGATCGAAGATGGCGGCGGGCACCTCGTCGAACCGGTGGACGATATGGTCCGCCCCGGCCCGCTCCAGCGCCGCCACCTCGTGATAGCCCCAGCCGACGCCGAGGGCGGAGGCCCCCGCCTGCAGCGCCATGGAGACGTCATAGGTGGTGTCGCCGACCACCACCGTCTCCTCCGGGCGCGCGCCGATCTCCTTCATGGCCTGGAACACCATGGCCGGATGGGGCTTGGAGGGGGCGTCGTCGGCGGTCTGGATGGTGGCGAACCAGCCTTCCATGTCATGGGCCTTGAGCACCCGGTCCACCCCGCGCCGCGCCTTGCCGGTGACCATGCCCAGCACCACGTCGTCGCGCCGGCGCAGGGTGTCCAGCACCTCCCAGGCGCCGTCGAACATGGGCTCGGGCGGCTCGGCATTGCGTAGCCGGGTGAAGGCATTGCGATAAGCGTCCACCAGCGCCTCGATGGGATAGGCGAGGTCACCCTGCGAGAGCATGGCAAAGGCCTCCGGCAGGGAAAGCCCCACCACCGAGAGCAACCGGTCCCGTCCCGGCAGCGGCACGCCGTGGGCCGCATGGGCGTCGCGCATGGCGGCGACGATCATGTGCTGGCTGTCCACCAGCGTGCCGTCGCAATCGAACAGCACCAGCTTCAGGGGCGCGGCATCGGGGGCGGGCTCGGCGTCGCTCTCGGGTGGGGTCATTTCTGGGTCATCTGCTGGGTCGCCACATCATATACCCATGTGATGTCCGACGGGTCCACGAACAGGACCTGGCGGAAGCCCCGCTGCTCGCACTGCTTGGGGAAGGGACCCGAGACGATCAGCTCCGCCGCCGTCTTCGCCGGGAAGTTGAACTTGATGGTGAGGATGGTCGCGTCCTCGCCCCCGGCGGTGACCGTGAGGTCGAGGCCGTTCTGGGCGAAACTCTCCTGCTTGCTCTTGGCGAACGCCCGGCGCGCGGTGGCGTCCACCGGCGGCGGGGTGACCGGGCTGCTCACCGTCGGCAGCGGCAGCGAGGCTTCCTGGGTACCGCCCTGCCCGCTCCCGGCCTGGGGCGCCGGGACAGCGGGAGCGGTCTGGGCCGTGGCGGCAGGCGGAGGCAAGGCGGCTTGCGGCGCCGGTTGGGCGGGCGCGACCACCGCGCTCTGGGGCGCACCGGCCTCAGGCTCCGCGGGAGGCGCCGACATGACCCACCACACAAGGCCGCCGGATGCCACAGCCACCGCCGTGCCGCCGAGCCCCACCAGGAAGGGGATCAGGAAGCTGGTGTGAAGCTTGCGGCCGCAGAAGGGGCAACTGGCCTCCTCCGGGTAGACCTGCGCCCCGCAGCCGGGACAGAAGTCGGGCCTGGAGTTCATTCAATTCACCTCCACGCGCGCGGCGCACCGCCGCGAATCGGCACCGTGGGACATGCACCACAAATGCACGAGGAAGCGGCCGGCGTCATGCCGTCCGCTTCACGTTTGTCCACCTCGTGATGTCCGATCCGAATGCGCCCTTAGCAGGGCAAGGGCGCCGATCCTATTTGCCGAAGCCGAGGTCCAGCGGCGGGGGCGGTGCCGCGTCGAGGCCGGGAGACAGGTTCTCGAACTGCTGCTGGATCTGGTTCTGGTCGAGCTGGACGCTGCCGCTCTTGTAGTGGGTCACCATGCCGGGGAACAGGATGATGAGGGCCACCATGACCAGCTGGATGCAGACGAACGGCACCGCGCCCCAATAGATCTGGCCGGTGGTGACCGGCTGCATCAGCTTGCCCGTCACCCGGTCGATGTACGGCACCTTGGCCGCCACCGAGCGCAGGAAGAACAGGGCGAAGCCGAAGGGCGGATGCATGAACGAGGTCTGCATGTTCACCGCCAGCATCACGCCGAACCAGATGAGGTCGATGCCGAGCTTGTCGGCCGCCGGCCCCAGCAGCGGGATGATGATAAAGGCCAGCTCGAAATAATCGAGGAAGAAGGCCAGCACGAACACCAGCGCGTTCACCGCGATGAGGAAGCCCATCTGCCCGCCGGGCAGCGACACCAGCAGTTCCTCCACCCACTTGTGGCCGTCCACCCCGTAGAAGGTGAGCGAGAACACGCGCGCGCCGAGCAGGATGAACAGCACGAAGGCGGAGAGCTTGGCAGTGGAATAGGTGGCCTGCCGCATCAGGTCGAACTTCAGCCGGCCACGGGCGAAAGCGAGGATGAGCGCGCCCACCGAGCCCATGGCGCCGCCCTCGGTCGGCGTGGCGACGCCGATGAAGATGGTGCCCAGCACCAGGAAGATGAGCGCCAGCGGTGGCACCATCACGAACACCACCTGCTCCGCCAGCTTCGACAGGAGGCCGAGGCGGAACACGCGGTTGATCACCGCCACCACGAAGGCGAAGCCCACGGTGGCGGACATGGTGAGCACCACAAAGTCGGCGCCGAACTTCACCCCGGTTTCCGTCATCAGGAAGATGGCGCCGGCGATGGACAGGGAGAGCGCGATGAAGAGCGAGGGCGTCAGCAGCCGCGCCGTTCCCGACATGATGAAATAGAGCAGCACGAAAGCCACCACGCCCCACACCGCCGTGTTGGCGACGCCGGGGATGAGGCCTGTGGTGAGATGCGGCAGGGAACCGGTGGCGATCAGGAAGGCGAAGCCGGCCGCGGCGATGGCGCCGAGGACGCGGGAGGGCACGATCTTCTGTTCCGGGTCGCGCAGGGTCTGGGCTTCCAGCGGCAGGCCGGGTGCGGCGCTCGGGAAGATGGTAGAGACCAGAAAGATGTAGAGCGCATAAAGGCAGGCGAGCAGCAGGCCCGGCACGAAGGCGCCCTCATACATGTCGCCCACCGAGCGGTTCAGCTGGTCGGCCATGACGATGAGCACGAGGGAGGGCGGAATGATCTGCGCCAGCGTGCCCGAGGCGGCGATGACGCCCGAGGCCACGCGCCGGTCGTAGCCGTAGCGCAGCATGATCGGCAGGGAGATGAGGCCCATGGAGATCACCGAGGCCGCCACCACGCCGGTGGTGGCAGCCAGCAGAGCGCCCACGAAGATCACCGCATAGGCGAGGCCGCCGCGGATGGAGCCGAACACCTGCCCGATGGTGTCGAGCAGGTCCTCCGCCATGCCGGAGCGCTCGAGGATGAGCCCCATGAAGGTGAAGAAGGGGACTGCCAGCAGCACCTCGTTGTTCATGGTGCCGTAGACGCGTTCGGGCAGCGCCTGCAGGAACTTGGGCTCGAACAGGCCGAGCCAGATGCCGACCAGCGCGAAGATGAGGCCGTTGGCGGCCAGCGAGAAGGCCACCGGGTAGCCCAGCAGCAGGAACACCACCAGCGCGCCGAACATGATGGGCGCCATGTTGTGGACGAACCAGCCGCGGAACCCCGGCTCGGCGGCGAAGGCCACGTCGGGCAGGACCACGGCGAGCACCAGGGCGAGCAGGAGCGCGGCGGCGACGAAACGCGCCTTCAGGAGGCGGGCGTTGATCATGTCTCGCGCTCCGTCAGTGCTTGGGGGCGGTGGGAGTGGCCGGGACGACAGGCGTTCCGGCGCCGGGAACCTCCACCTCGGCCAGCAGGCGCTCCGCCTCGGCCGCGAGCGCCGCGTGGCTGCCGCCCTCCCGCTCGTTGGGGTCCTCCATCCGCCCGGTAAAGATGGCGATGCGCTTGATCAGCTCGGAGAAGCCCTGCAGCGTCAGGAAGAAGAAGCCCACCGGCACCAGAAGCTTGGCCGGCCATTGCGGCAGGCCGCCGGCATTCAGCGACTGCTCGTTGATGGACCAGGACGCCATGAAGAAGGGCCAGGAGGTCCACAACAGCAGGATGGAGAAGGGCAACAGGAAGAAGACGTGCCCGAAGATGTCGATGCCGTCCCGCACCCGTTTGCTGAGGCGCGCATTCACGATGTCGATGCGGATGTGCTCGTTGTCCATGAGCGTCCACGACCCGCACAGCAGGAACACCGCTGCGAACAGCACCCATTGCAGCTCCAGCCAGGAATTGGAGCTGAGGTCGAACAGCTTGCGCACCACGGCATTGGCCGCAGAGACAAGGATGGCCACAAGGATCAGCCAGGAGGCCGCCTTGCCGATGCGCATGTTCACGGCATCGATGCCCCGGGCGAGGGCGAGCAGGAAGGACATGGAGACCGTTTCCCTGGGCGCGCGGCTGGTGCCGCTTTTCGGGTTGCTTCTTCTTTGGCCATACGGCCTTGGCGGGGCACCATAGGCAAAGACACGGCGACTTCAAGCCGCACGCGAAAGCGACGCGTCAAACGCCCGGCACACTAGACGAAGGTCGTAGCCTTCTTTGTCCCGACGGGAAGCACCTGAATTTCGAGCCGATCTAGGGCTTGGCCGGACCATCAGGCCAGGGCGGCGGGCCGGCGAGCGCCTTGCCCTTCCGGAACTGCCCCTGCGCCCGGTCCCAGGCCAGCAGCATCCCCGTTCCCGCGACCGGGCTCGGGCCCACGCACCACGCGGCAAGGTCGGTGCCACGCCGGGGCAGCAGGATGACGACGCGGCCGAGGCCCTCCCAGGCGGCGGTGCTTTCGTCCACCTCCTGCGGCTCGGTGCGGCAGAGGTCCTGGTCGAGGGGTGGCAGGACCTGGTCGGTCACGAGGTTCCACCGCCCCGACGCCCGCGAATAGAATCGCACCCGCCCGGCGAAGGGCACGCCCGCCTTCAGCCCGCGTTCGCTGAGGCCGAGCAGTGGGAAGCCCTCGGCATCGAACCAGACCGCCACCTCGGTGACGAAGGGGGTGGCGCCCTCCCCGTCCCCGCGATCATCGATGCGGAGGTAGAAATTGGCTTCGTCCAGGGTCAGCGCCAGGCTCGCGCGATCACCGTAGAGGATGCTGCCGGACACCGTGGCAGCGCTGCCCGAGCCCGATATCTCATAGGGCGGGAAGCCGTTGACCTGCGCGGTCTGCAACTCCCGGTACAGGGCCAGAAGGCCCGCCGGCTCCGCGCGGACGCCGCCGCCTGCCAATAGCAGGACGGCGACGACGGCGAGGAGCCGCCTCATCCCTCCGGCGCCTCGAGGATGGGATCGTACTGTGACGCGTCGAAGCCCAGCACGGCGAAGGATTGCGCCATGTGGTGGGGGAGCGGCGCCGACACGTCGATCAGCCCCTGCCCGCGCGGATGGGGAATAACGAGCCGCCGCGCCAGAAGGTGCAGGCGGTTCTGCAGGCCGCCCGGCAGTTCCCAGTTCTCGATATCGAAATACTTGGGGTCGCCGACGATGGGGTGGCCGATATGGGCGAGGTGCGCGCGCAGCTGGTGGGTGCGGCCTGTCACCGGCTTCAGCGACAGCCAGCTCATCTTCTGCGCCGCCTGATCCACTACGGCATAATAAGTGATCGCGTGGCTCGCCTCGTCCTCGCCATGGCGGGCGACCCGCATCTTCTCCTCGTCCTCGTCGCGGGCGAGATAGGTGGAGATGCGCCCCTGCTTGGGCTTGGGCACGCCGGGCACCACCGCCCAATACACCTTGCGCGCCTCCCGCGAGCGGAAGCTCTTGGCCAGCACCGAGGCGGCGAACCGCGTCTTGGCCACCAGCAGGCAGCCGGAGGTGTCCTTGTCGATGCGGTGGACGAGGCGCGGCTTCTGGCCGTCCTTGTCGCGCAGCACCTCCAGGATGCCGTCCATATGCCGGTAGGTGCCCGAGCCGCCCTGCACCGCGAGGCCGTAGGGCTTGTTCAGCACCATCACGTCCTTGTCCTCGAACAGGGTGATGGATTTCAGGAAGGCGCGGTCCTCGTCCTCCTTGCGCTTGGCGGCGCTGGCGGATTGCCGCGGCTTGGCCGGCGCCTCTGTGGTACCCGAGGCCTCGCCCCCCGCGGAAACCCGGCCCGCTTCGGACGCCTTGCCCGCGGCGCCCGGCTTTCCGGCCGGTTCGTCCTGCGGCTCGTCGCCCAGGGGGGGAATGCGCACGCTCTGGCCGGGCTCGACGCGGGACGAAGTCTTCACCCGTCCCCCGTCCACGCGCACTTGCCCGGTGCGCACCAGCTTCTGCAGGTGGCCGAAGGAGAGATCAGGAAAATGGACCTTGAACCAGCGGTCGAGGCGCATGCCAGCCTCGTCCTCGGCCACGGTCTTCATCGCGACGGCCATGGATCAAAATGTCCTTTAAACAGCGCCTGGAACCGGAACGGCAGCAATAGAGCAACCGGCGCCGTCCGTCACGTCAGCGCGCGCATGACGGCGATGCCGACGAACACGGCGATGAAGGCGAGCGCCACCGAGCCGACCGCATAGGCGAAGGCGGAACTGTAGGCGCCGCGCTCCATGAGCAGGAAGAAATCCAGCGAGAAGGTGGAGAAGGTGGTGTAGCCGCCGAGGATGCCGGTGGTCAGGAACAGCCGCATGGTCTGGTTCCAGAACTCGCCGTCCTTGAACGCCAGATATCCGACCATCAACCCCATGAGGAAGCTGCCGGACACATTGATGAGGAAGGTGGCGAAGGGAAATCCGGTACCCAGCAGCTTGGGCACCGTCATGTTGACGAGGTGGCGCACGACACCACCCAGGCCGGCACCGAGGAAGACGACAAGAGCGGGAGGAAGGGTGAAGGTCATGGCCAGTCCGGGCGAGGGTCAGGAACGAATGTGCCGCACGGCATGGAGCACGGCGAGGATGGTGACTTCATCGTCTCCGACGCGATAGACCACAAGGTAGGGGCTGCCGGAAACGGTGAGCCGGCGTGTTCCGCGTACAGTCCCGGCAGGGCGGAAAAGGGATGATCGGCAAGGGTGTTGATGGCTGTTTCGAGCCGGACGATCACACGCGCCGCCGCCTTCGGATTGTCTTGGCCGATATGGTGCTCGATCTCACGCAGATGCCGCAGGGCCCGCGCGCGGAAAACGATCCTCATCCGCGGAAGCGCGCGAAGAAGGCCTCGACTTCCTGTGGGCTCGCGTTGGGCTCGCCGTCCTCCAGCGCCTTGCGCACCTCCTCCTGCTGGGGGTGAGCACATAGACCTCCCCTTCGAGCACCGAGAGGAATTCACGGGGGAGCGCATCCTGCACGGCATCGGGCAGGGCTTCGAGCCTCTCGATGAGTTGGCGCATCAGCGTGGTCATGGCCGGCTTCCTGTGTCCGGCAAGCATACGCCAGAGCGGCGCCCCGCGCATTGGCGGCGCGCCGTCACGGTTCCCCGCGCTCGGCCCGCAGGCGCGCCCAATAGTCCATGCGCTTCCTGATCTCGCGCTCGAAGCCGCGCTCCACCGGATGGTAGAAGCTCTGCCGGCCGAGGGCCTCGGGGAAATAGTTCTGGCCGGAGAAGGCATCCGGCTGGTCATGGTCGTAGCGATAGCCGGCGCCGTAGCCCTCGCCCTTCATCAGCTTGGTGGGGGCGTTGAGGATATGCTTAGGCGGCATCAGCGAGCCGCCCTCCTTGGCCGCCCGCTTGGCCGCCGAGAACGCCTTGTAGACCGCGTTCGATTTGGGCGCGGTGGCCACGTAGACCACCGCCTGCGCCAGGGCCAGTTCCCCCTCCGGCGAGCCGAGGAAGTCGAAGGCGTCCTTGGCCGCATTGCAGACCACAAGCGCCTGCGGATCGGCATTGCCGATGTCCTCCACCGCCATGCGCACAATGCGCCGGGCGAGGAACAGGGGCGCCTCTCCGGCATCCAGCATGCGGGCGAAATAATAAAGCGCCGCGTCGGGATCCGAGCCGCGCACCGCCTTGTGCAGGGCGGAGATGAGGTTGTAGTGGCCGTCCTCGCTCTTGTCGTAGATGGGCGCGCGGCGCTGCACCACGTCGGCCAGCGCCGCCACGTCGAACACCTCCCCCGGCCGCGCCGCGCGCCATACCTCCTCCGCGAGGGTGAGGGAGGCCCGCCCGTCGCCGTCCGCCATGTTGAGCAGGGCGAAGCGGGCATCCTCGGTGAGCGGCAGGGCCTTGCCCTCCACCTCCTCCGCCCGCGTCAGCAGGCGGGCGATGGCGTCCGCATCCAGCGACTTGAACACCAGCACGCGGGCGCGGGACAGCAGCGCGGCGTTCAGCTCGAAGGACGGGTTCTCGGTGGTGGCGCCCACCAGGGTGACGGTGCCGTCCTCCATCACCGGCAGGAAGCTGTCCTGCTGGGCACGGTTGAAGCGGTGGATCTCGTCCACGAACAGAAGCGTCGCCTTGCCCACCAGACGGCGGGCGCGGGCCTGCTCGAACACTTTCTTGAGGTCGGCCACGCCGGAGAAGATGGCCGAGATCTGCTCGAAATGCAGGTCGGTGGCGGAAGCGAGCAGCCGCGCCACCGTGGTCTTGCCCGTGCCGGGCGGCCCCCACAGGATGAGGGAGCCGAGCGAGCGCGTCTCCAGCATGCGGGTGAGCACGCCGTCCGGCCCGACCAGATGGTCCTGGCCCACCACTTCGGACAGCTTGGCCGGCCGCAGCCGGTCGGCGAGCGGGCGCGGCACATCGCTGCCCAGTCCCGCCGCCTCGAACAGATCGGCCATGGGCGTTGTCTCTCGTCCTCTCGGTCAGGTTTCAAGCCCCCGCCCCGCCTGCGACCGGCGGCGGCGAGGGTCACTCAGGGCGCAGAGCCAAGGCGACTCAGCCCGGCAGCAGAGCGGTGATGGTGCGCCCGGCGCGGCCCACCGTCACCCGCCAGGCCCGGAGCGGCGTGCGAACCATCTGCTCCAGGTCGCGGGTCCGGGCGACCTTCTCGCCGTTCACCTCGACCAGCACGTCGCCGGGCTTGAAGCCGGCGGCGGCGGCGGGGGAATTGTCGTCCACGTCGTAGATCACCACGCCGGTGGCGTTGGCATCCACCTTCAGTTCCTCGGCCACCGCCGGTGACAGGTTCACCACCGTGGCGCCGGTGAAGGGCGAGCGGGCACGCACCACCAGTTCGTCGCGCGGTACGGTCTCCGGCGCGCCCTCCAGCACCACCACGAGGCTCACCTCCTTGCCGCCGCGGTTGACCGCCAGCGCCGCCTTGCCGCCGATGGGCCGGGTGGCGAAGCGGTAGTTGAGGGACTCGGGGTCGTCGATGGGCTGCCCCTCCACCGCGACGATGAGGTCCCCCAGCCTGAGGCCCGCCTTGGCGGCCGGGCTGTGGGCCACCACGTCCTGCACCAGCACACCGGTGGGACGCGGCAGGCCGAGGCTTTCGGCGATGTCGGGCGTGACCCGCTGGAGCTTTGCCCCGAGCCAGGGCCGGCGCACCGACTTGGAGCCGCCCTTGGCCTGCTCCACCACCACCCGCACCATGTTCACCGGAATGGCGAAGCCGATGCCGATGGAGCCGCCCGAGCGCGAATAGATGGCGCTGTTGATGCCCACCAGCCGGCCCGCCATGTCCACCAGCGCACCGCCGGAATTGCCGGGATTGATCGCCGCGTCGGTCTGGATGAAGAACTGGTAGTCGGAGATCCCCACCTGGGTCCGCGCCAGCGCGGAGATGATGCCCTGCGTCACCGTCTGGCCGACGCCGAAGGGATCGCCGATGGCCAGCGCCAGGTCGCCCACGGCCAGTTCGTCCGAATTGCCGAGCTCGATGGACGCGAAGGTCTCCTTGGCCTCGGTCTTGATGCGGAGCACGGCAAGGTCAGTGCGCTGGTCGCGCAGCAGCACTTCTGCCTCGTATTCGCGCCGGTCGTTGAGGGCGATGCGGATCTCGTCCGCCCCCTCGATGACATGGAAATTGGTGA belongs to Xanthobacter autotrophicus Py2 and includes:
- a CDS encoding DEAD/DEAH box helicase domain protein (PFAM: helicase domain protein; DEAD/DEAH box helicase domain protein~SMART: DEAD-like helicases~KEGG: rpe:RPE_2959 DEAD/DEAH box helicase domain protein), which gives rise to MSFSELGLSEKVLAAVADTGYTQPTPIQAQAIPHVLARRDVLGLAQTGTGKTAAFTLPMLTLLEHGRARARMPRTLILEPTRELAAQVEENFTRYGKNHKLNVALLIGGVSFGDQDSKLLRGVDVLIATPGRLLDHVERGRLLLSGIEVLVIDEADRMLDMGFIPDIERVCKLVPFTRQTLFFSATMPPEIQRLVSQFLSNPVRVEVSKPASTAATVTHMLVASGREDYDKREVLRELIRNCDGLQNGIIFCNRKRDVAVLHRSLQKHGFNAVALHGDMDQHARIKALDQFRSGEATLLVASDVAARGLDIPAVSHVFNYDVPHHSEDYVHRVGRTGRAGRAGTAYTLVTHTDAKSVTAIEKLIGNAVPWHGAPLGDAPPASERRERREDGGRLRGKRRVEKEPREARPEREPRAEREPRPEREPRADREPRVAREPRPEREPRAERAPRPEREPRREREPRREREAPAGEVRASEPRAEAETRAPRPDRQERGRRPAREDGPEARLARRERAPAAEPADMSHLPAFLLRPVRVKAG
- a CDS encoding TfoX domain protein (PFAM: TfoX domain protein~KEGG: rpb:RPB_2987 TfoX-like), producing MDEDTIADLFSAFGPVRTRRMFGGRGLYADGLMFAIEVGGTLYLKADADHAALLESRGSVPFSYLAKGAVRTMTGFWSVPEAALDDGDDLAVLARRSLALARAAAAQKPVKKTAARPKKKTPRG
- a CDS encoding ATP12 ATPase (PFAM: ATP12 ATPase~KEGG: rpa:RPA3207 hypothetical protein), with the translated sequence MGDPSGADPAGPQTMRDFLEGIEEPVAGDDPIARARAAQRTPLPKRFYTDVSVGEADGGFTILLDGRPVRTPARGLLLAPTRPLAEAMAAEWAEQEKEINPFFMPLTRLVNVALDRVGPEAEAVREEVVRYAGSDMLFYRADSPQTLVKRQAEQWDPVLDWLSGAHDARFFLSEGIRHVTQPDTSLERVRALVPQAPLKLAAVHSITTLTGSALLALAVAEGALDADAAWAAAHVDEDFNREQWGEDEIATARRAARRTEMDAAARLLTLIT
- a CDS encoding HAD-superfamily hydrolase, subfamily IA, variant 1 (TIGRFAM: HAD-superfamily hydrolase, subfamily IA, variant 3; HAD-superfamily hydrolase, subfamily IA, variant 1~PFAM: Haloacid dehalogenase domain protein hydrolase~KEGG: rde:RD1_1442 hydrolase, putative), with translation MTPPESDAEPAPDAAPLKLVLFDCDGTLVDSQHMIVAAMRDAHAAHGVPLPGRDRLLSVVGLSLPEAFAMLSQGDLAYPIEALVDAYRNAFTRLRNAEPPEPMFDGAWEVLDTLRRRDDVVLGMVTGKARRGVDRVLKAHDMEGWFATIQTADDAPSKPHPAMVFQAMKEIGARPEETVVVGDTTYDVSMALQAGASALGVGWGYHEVAALERAGADHIVHRFDEVPAAIFDLLARRRAIAG
- a CDS encoding hypothetical protein (KEGG: sma:SAV6022 putative dihydrolipoamide S-succinyltransferase), translating into MNSRPDFCPGCGAQVYPEEASCPFCGRKLHTSFLIPFLVGLGGTAVAVASGGLVWWVMSAPPAEPEAGAPQSAVVAPAQPAPQAALPPPAATAQTAPAVPAPQAGSGQGGTQEASLPLPTVSSPVTPPPVDATARRAFAKSKQESFAQNGLDLTVTAGGEDATILTIKFNFPAKTAAELIVSGPFPKQCEQRGFRQVLFVDPSDITWVYDVATQQMTQK